In Helianthus annuus cultivar XRQ/B chromosome 8, HanXRQr2.0-SUNRISE, whole genome shotgun sequence, a single genomic region encodes these proteins:
- the LOC110885798 gene encoding acyl-protein thioesterase 2 isoform X1: MSYNRSNIGSGSRNVGRNTFEFGRTYVVMPKGTHQATIVWLHAIGETGSSWTQFLESLPIPNIKWICPTAPTRPITLFGGHHSTAWFNVEGLSENATDDVEGLDASATHIVNMLSNERDDIKLGVAGFSMGAAMALYSATCRAIGQFGNGNRYPINLSVAVALSGWLPCSRIVRSRVHASREAARRAASLPVLVCHGQVDDVVEHKLGENSAEILRSSGFQNIMFCSYNGLGHYTIPQEMYDVCSWLVRQMGISGYGE; this comes from the exons ATGAGCTACAACAGATCAAACATAGGTTCTG GTAGTAGGAATGTTGGAAGGAACACATTTGAGTTTGGAAGGACTTATGTGGTCATGCCCAAAGGAACCCACCAAGCAACTATCGTTTGGTTACATGCCATTGGCGAAACGGGATCAAG TTGGACCCAGTTCTTAGAATCTCTTCCTATTCCAAAC ATTAAGTGGATCTGCCCAACTGCCCCAACTCGTCCCATAACTTTATTCGGCGGACATCACTCAACTGCAT GGTTTAATGTTGAAGGCTTGTCAGAGAATGCTACAGATGATGTGGAGGGCTTAGATGCTTCAGCTACACATATTGTAAATATGTTGTCCAACGAGCGCGATGATA TTAAACTAGGTGTTGCGGGCTTCAGTATGGGGGCCGCAATGGCTCTCTATTCTGCAACATGTCGTGCTATAGGACAATTTGGGAATGGGAACCGATACCCAATCAATCTCAGCGTGGCTGTGGCTCTCAGTGGCTGGCTCCCATGTTCAAG GATCGTGAGAAGCAGAGTCCATGCATCCCGAGAAGCTGCTAGGCGTGCAGCATCACTCCCAGTGTTGGTCTGCCATGGACAAG TTGATGATGTAGTTGAACACAAACTTGGGGAGAACTCTGCAGAAATTTTACGCTCTTCTGGATTTCAGAACATAATGTTTTGTAGCTACAACGG GCTTGGTCACTACACGATCCCACAAGAAATGTATGATGTGTGTAGTTGGCTCGTTAGACAGATGGGAATCAGTGGATATGGGGAATAA
- the LOC110885798 gene encoding acyl-protein thioesterase 2 isoform X2, protein MSYNRSNIGSGSRNVGRNTFEFGRTYVVMPKGTHQATIVWLHAIGETGSSWTQFLESLPIPNIKWICPTAPTRPITLFGGHHSTAWFNVEGLSENATDDVEGLDASATHIVNMLSNERDDIKLGVAGFSMGAAMALYSATCRAIGQFGNGNRYPINLSVAVALSGWLPCSRIVRSRVHASREAARRAASLPVLVCHGQVE, encoded by the exons ATGAGCTACAACAGATCAAACATAGGTTCTG GTAGTAGGAATGTTGGAAGGAACACATTTGAGTTTGGAAGGACTTATGTGGTCATGCCCAAAGGAACCCACCAAGCAACTATCGTTTGGTTACATGCCATTGGCGAAACGGGATCAAG TTGGACCCAGTTCTTAGAATCTCTTCCTATTCCAAAC ATTAAGTGGATCTGCCCAACTGCCCCAACTCGTCCCATAACTTTATTCGGCGGACATCACTCAACTGCAT GGTTTAATGTTGAAGGCTTGTCAGAGAATGCTACAGATGATGTGGAGGGCTTAGATGCTTCAGCTACACATATTGTAAATATGTTGTCCAACGAGCGCGATGATA TTAAACTAGGTGTTGCGGGCTTCAGTATGGGGGCCGCAATGGCTCTCTATTCTGCAACATGTCGTGCTATAGGACAATTTGGGAATGGGAACCGATACCCAATCAATCTCAGCGTGGCTGTGGCTCTCAGTGGCTGGCTCCCATGTTCAAG GATCGTGAGAAGCAGAGTCCATGCATCCCGAGAAGCTGCTAGGCGTGCAGCATCACTCCCAGTGTTGGTCTGCCATGGACAAG TGGAGTAG